The Pongo abelii isolate AG06213 chromosome 20, NHGRI_mPonAbe1-v2.0_pri, whole genome shotgun sequence genome window below encodes:
- the LOC103888613 gene encoding carcinoembryonic antigen-related cell adhesion molecule 8 isoform X1, translating to MGTISAPSCRWRIPWQGLLLTASLFTFWNPPTTAQLTIEAVPSNAAEGKEVLLLVHNLPQDPLGYNWYKGEMVDANRRIIGYVTSNQLTTPGPAYSSRETIYPNASLLMRNVTRNDTGSYTLQVIKLNLVSEEVTGHFSVHPETPKPSISSNNSNPVEDKDAVALTCEPETQNTTYLWWVNGQSLPVSPRLQLSNGNRTLTLLSVTRNDAGPYECEIQNPASVNFSDPVTLNVLYGPDAPTISPSDTYYHAGVNLNLSCHAASNPPSQYSWSVNGTFQQHTPKLFIPNITAKNSGSYACHATNSATGRNRTTVRMITVSGKWIRGALAVCFLVESIWLSETSQKKSFIPSLCPTAQANPQLFS from the exons ATGGGGACCATCTCAGCCCCTTCCTGCAGATGGCGCATCCCCTGGCAGGGGCTCCTGCTCACAG CCTCACTTTTCACCTTCTGGAACCCGCCCACCACTGCCCAGCTCACTATTGAAGCTGTGCCATCCAATGCTGCAGAGGGGAAGGAGGTTCTTCTACTTGTCCACAATCTGCCCCAGGACCCTCTTGGCTACAACTGGTACAAAGGGGAAATGGTGGATGCCAACCGTCGAATTATAGGATATGTAACATCAAATCAACTAACTACCCCAGGGCCTGCATACAGCAGTCGAGAGACAATATACCCCAATGCATCCCTGCTGATGCGGAACGTCACCAGAAATGACACAGGATCCTACACCCTGCAAGTCATAAAGCTAAATCTTGTGAGTGAAGAAGTAACTGGCCATTTCAGCGTACATC CGGAGACTCCCAAGCCCTCCATCTCCAGCAACAACTCCAACCCCGTGGAGGACAAGGATGCTGTGGCCTTAACCTGTGAACCTGAGACTCAGAACACAACCTACCTGTGGTGGGTAAATGGTCAGAGCCTCCCGGTCAGTCCCAGACTGCAGCTGTCCAATGGCAACAGGACCCTCACTCTACTCAGTGTCACAAGGAATGACGCAGGACCCTATGAGTGTGAAATACAGAACCCAGCGAGTGTGAACTTCAGTGACCCAGTCACCCTGAATGTCCTCT ATGGCCCAGATGCCCCCACCATTTCCCCTTCAGACACCTATTACCATGCAGGGGTAAATCTCAACCTCTCCTGCCATGCGGCCTCTAATCCACCCTCACAGTATTCTTGGTCTGTCAATGGCACATTCCAGCAACACACACCAAAGCTCTTTATCCCCAACATCACTGCAAAGAACAGCGGATCCTATGCCTGCCACGCCACTAACTCAGCCACTGGCCGCAACAGGACCACAGTCAGGATGATCACAGTCTCTGGTAAGTGGATCCGTGGAGCACTGGCAGTATGTTTTCTGGTAGAGTCTATCTGGCTTTCAGAGACGAgccagaaaaaaagttttattccCAGCCTGTGTCCAACAGCACAAGCAAATCCCCAACTTTTCTCCTAA
- the LOC103888613 gene encoding carcinoembryonic antigen-related cell adhesion molecule 8 isoform X4: MGTISAPSCRWRIPWQGLLLTASLFTFWNPPTTAQLTIEAVPSNAAEGKEVLLLVHNLPQDPLGYNWYKGEMVDANRRIIGYVTSNQLTTPGPAYSSRETIYPNASLLMRNVTRNDTGSYTLQVIKLNLVSEEVTGHFSVHPETPKPSISSNNSNPVEDKDAVALTCEPETQNTTYLWWVNGQSLPVSPRLQLSNGNRTLTLLSVTRNDAGPYECEIQNPASVNFSDPVTLNVLYGPDAPTISPSDTYYHAGVNLNLSCHAASNPPSQYSWSVNGTFQQHTPKLFIPNITAKNSGSYACHATNSATGRNRTTVRMITVSGSSPGLSARATVSIMIGVLARVTLI; the protein is encoded by the exons ATGGGGACCATCTCAGCCCCTTCCTGCAGATGGCGCATCCCCTGGCAGGGGCTCCTGCTCACAG CCTCACTTTTCACCTTCTGGAACCCGCCCACCACTGCCCAGCTCACTATTGAAGCTGTGCCATCCAATGCTGCAGAGGGGAAGGAGGTTCTTCTACTTGTCCACAATCTGCCCCAGGACCCTCTTGGCTACAACTGGTACAAAGGGGAAATGGTGGATGCCAACCGTCGAATTATAGGATATGTAACATCAAATCAACTAACTACCCCAGGGCCTGCATACAGCAGTCGAGAGACAATATACCCCAATGCATCCCTGCTGATGCGGAACGTCACCAGAAATGACACAGGATCCTACACCCTGCAAGTCATAAAGCTAAATCTTGTGAGTGAAGAAGTAACTGGCCATTTCAGCGTACATC CGGAGACTCCCAAGCCCTCCATCTCCAGCAACAACTCCAACCCCGTGGAGGACAAGGATGCTGTGGCCTTAACCTGTGAACCTGAGACTCAGAACACAACCTACCTGTGGTGGGTAAATGGTCAGAGCCTCCCGGTCAGTCCCAGACTGCAGCTGTCCAATGGCAACAGGACCCTCACTCTACTCAGTGTCACAAGGAATGACGCAGGACCCTATGAGTGTGAAATACAGAACCCAGCGAGTGTGAACTTCAGTGACCCAGTCACCCTGAATGTCCTCT ATGGCCCAGATGCCCCCACCATTTCCCCTTCAGACACCTATTACCATGCAGGGGTAAATCTCAACCTCTCCTGCCATGCGGCCTCTAATCCACCCTCACAGTATTCTTGGTCTGTCAATGGCACATTCCAGCAACACACACCAAAGCTCTTTATCCCCAACATCACTGCAAAGAACAGCGGATCCTATGCCTGCCACGCCACTAACTCAGCCACTGGCCGCAACAGGACCACAGTCAGGATGATCACAGTCTCTG
- the LOC103888613 gene encoding carcinoembryonic antigen-related cell adhesion molecule 8 isoform X3 has translation MGTISAPSCRWRIPWQGLLLTASLFTFWNPPTTAQLTIEAVPSNAAEGKEVLLLVHNLPQDPLGYNWYKGEMVDANRRIIGYVTSNQLTTPGPAYSSRETIYPNASLLMRNVTRNDTGSYTLQVIKLNLVSEEVTGHFSVHPETPKPSISSNNSNPVEDKDAVALTCEPETQNTTYLWWVNGQSLPVSPRLQLSNGNRTLTLLSVTRNDAGPYECEIQNPASVNFSDPVTLNVLYGPDAPTISPSDTYYHAGVNLNLSCHAASNPPSQYSWSVNGTFQQHTPKLFIPNITAKNSGSYACHATNSATGRNRTTVRMITVSVQGSSPGLSARATVSIMIGVLARVTLI, from the exons ATGGGGACCATCTCAGCCCCTTCCTGCAGATGGCGCATCCCCTGGCAGGGGCTCCTGCTCACAG CCTCACTTTTCACCTTCTGGAACCCGCCCACCACTGCCCAGCTCACTATTGAAGCTGTGCCATCCAATGCTGCAGAGGGGAAGGAGGTTCTTCTACTTGTCCACAATCTGCCCCAGGACCCTCTTGGCTACAACTGGTACAAAGGGGAAATGGTGGATGCCAACCGTCGAATTATAGGATATGTAACATCAAATCAACTAACTACCCCAGGGCCTGCATACAGCAGTCGAGAGACAATATACCCCAATGCATCCCTGCTGATGCGGAACGTCACCAGAAATGACACAGGATCCTACACCCTGCAAGTCATAAAGCTAAATCTTGTGAGTGAAGAAGTAACTGGCCATTTCAGCGTACATC CGGAGACTCCCAAGCCCTCCATCTCCAGCAACAACTCCAACCCCGTGGAGGACAAGGATGCTGTGGCCTTAACCTGTGAACCTGAGACTCAGAACACAACCTACCTGTGGTGGGTAAATGGTCAGAGCCTCCCGGTCAGTCCCAGACTGCAGCTGTCCAATGGCAACAGGACCCTCACTCTACTCAGTGTCACAAGGAATGACGCAGGACCCTATGAGTGTGAAATACAGAACCCAGCGAGTGTGAACTTCAGTGACCCAGTCACCCTGAATGTCCTCT ATGGCCCAGATGCCCCCACCATTTCCCCTTCAGACACCTATTACCATGCAGGGGTAAATCTCAACCTCTCCTGCCATGCGGCCTCTAATCCACCCTCACAGTATTCTTGGTCTGTCAATGGCACATTCCAGCAACACACACCAAAGCTCTTTATCCCCAACATCACTGCAAAGAACAGCGGATCCTATGCCTGCCACGCCACTAACTCAGCCACTGGCCGCAACAGGACCACAGTCAGGATGATCACAGTCTCTG
- the LOC103888613 gene encoding carcinoembryonic antigen-related cell adhesion molecule 8 isoform X2 has protein sequence MGTISAPSCRWRIPWQGLLLTASLFTFWNPPTTAQLTIEAVPSNAAEGKEVLLLVHNLPQDPLGYNWYKGEMVDANRRIIGYVTSNQLTTPGPAYSSRETIYPNASLLMRNVTRNDTGSYTLQVIKLNLVSEEVTGHFSVHPETPKPSISSNNSNPVEDKDAVALTCEPETQNTTYLWWVNGQSLPVSPRLQLSNGNRTLTLLSVTRNDAGPYECEIQNPASVNFSDPVTLNVLYGPDAPTISPSDTYYHAGVNLNLSCHAASNPPSQYSWSVNGTFQQHTPKLFIPNITAKNSGSYACHATNSATGRNRTTVRMITVSDALVQGSSPGLSARATVSIMIGVLARVTLI, from the exons ATGGGGACCATCTCAGCCCCTTCCTGCAGATGGCGCATCCCCTGGCAGGGGCTCCTGCTCACAG CCTCACTTTTCACCTTCTGGAACCCGCCCACCACTGCCCAGCTCACTATTGAAGCTGTGCCATCCAATGCTGCAGAGGGGAAGGAGGTTCTTCTACTTGTCCACAATCTGCCCCAGGACCCTCTTGGCTACAACTGGTACAAAGGGGAAATGGTGGATGCCAACCGTCGAATTATAGGATATGTAACATCAAATCAACTAACTACCCCAGGGCCTGCATACAGCAGTCGAGAGACAATATACCCCAATGCATCCCTGCTGATGCGGAACGTCACCAGAAATGACACAGGATCCTACACCCTGCAAGTCATAAAGCTAAATCTTGTGAGTGAAGAAGTAACTGGCCATTTCAGCGTACATC CGGAGACTCCCAAGCCCTCCATCTCCAGCAACAACTCCAACCCCGTGGAGGACAAGGATGCTGTGGCCTTAACCTGTGAACCTGAGACTCAGAACACAACCTACCTGTGGTGGGTAAATGGTCAGAGCCTCCCGGTCAGTCCCAGACTGCAGCTGTCCAATGGCAACAGGACCCTCACTCTACTCAGTGTCACAAGGAATGACGCAGGACCCTATGAGTGTGAAATACAGAACCCAGCGAGTGTGAACTTCAGTGACCCAGTCACCCTGAATGTCCTCT ATGGCCCAGATGCCCCCACCATTTCCCCTTCAGACACCTATTACCATGCAGGGGTAAATCTCAACCTCTCCTGCCATGCGGCCTCTAATCCACCCTCACAGTATTCTTGGTCTGTCAATGGCACATTCCAGCAACACACACCAAAGCTCTTTATCCCCAACATCACTGCAAAGAACAGCGGATCCTATGCCTGCCACGCCACTAACTCAGCCACTGGCCGCAACAGGACCACAGTCAGGATGATCACAGTCTCTG